The Phragmites australis chromosome 13, lpPhrAust1.1, whole genome shotgun sequence DNA window CCATCTCTCTAGTTTTCTTTTCTCCAGGACCAGCTGGAATCAAGTAAAAACCAAGTCCAGGAACCGCTGAACCGCAGAATGGAGCTACATACTCCCACGGATTTCTCAGAGGGAAATCGTGAGTTTTGTCTTCCACCCCCCCTCCAACATGCCTCTGCTCATCGATTTTGGTATTCTGAGCCTCATTCTTATCTCCTTTCACCTCGTGCAGGTCGCGCACCACTTCCTTACCCTTTGAGCTTTCCCCCATTTGGGTTTGGAGATCAGTATTGTGGTCCTTGTCTAGGATTTGTTTCCCCTGCTGTTTGTCCTCGTCGTTCCACTTCCCCCATTGTTCCTGCTCATTCTGGTTTCTCCCATTGAATCTCCCAGATCTCCCTCTTCCATAACCTCCTCGAGCTGGCGCTCGGCCAGGTCCCCGACCAAAACGGCCTGGACCAAATCCACCACGACGCGGCGCAAATCCAAATCGGCCAGTCATCTGAGCAACCCGCGGAGGGTCCTTCACCACTTGGACGAAGGATCTAGCGTCTCCTCCCAAGGTGGACCACGCAGCTTGCAGATCCGAACCACGGAGGGGAACGGATGCCTGCTTGAATCTGTGGTCAGCTTGGCGTACCTGGACCTTTTCGCAGACCCCGACCTCCGCGCTTCTTCTCCAGTGTTCTTGAAGCTTGAGATCCCAATCAGTTTTAGGGCTTGGTGGAGAGGAGAGGTTGGGGGGCGGAGTGAGAGAGGAAGACGAAGAGAGGGTAGTGAGCGATTGAGATCTTTGTGGCTGAGCAGGTGGATAGGAATATGCTTTAGATGTGCTCCCTTTAGCATCGCTCTCTGACGGTGGTGGCCAAGGGTCCTGCCAGACAAACCTTGACAGCTGACGGTTGTGGGCCTTGGCAGGACTTACCGCGACGCGAGAGATCTCGGACAGGCGCAAGGTTGACGGTGGCCGGCTTGCCGGCGACGTGTACGGACAGAGCCGCACCATCCTCCTCCGGCTCCGGCGACGTGTACGGACAGACCTTGTCTAGGAGTTGAAGGTCTTGATATGAAATTTAGTACTAATTTACAGTGAGAGAGGAGGAACCATCGGTGGTTTTCTTGCATCTTGAAGCGGAGAGGAGGAACCATGCTCCATGACATGTATCCATTCCCCGGATGATTCTTCAGTTTAATGTACGTGTATCGGACAACACCACATTATCAAAGCCATTCATATCAGTGCTACGTAGAATCTCACAGTTTGGGCGCATCTACAGTCTACAGTTTCTGTAACATGCACTAATTCTAGGCTTTTCTCTGTTCTTTTTCCACACCTCACAtgtttcttaaaaaatcatGACTGGTTTGTTGATATATCTGTCATTTTTGCTGAAGTAGTTTATCCGGAAATAGCAGTGAACAAGCAACTAGTGGGAAGTGAGACATGAGGGAATGCTTGTGTTATCGCAGCATTCTGGATTTTACCACCTGTCTTTGTGGATTAGACTTCCTTTGTGGGCTATGAGATCTTGTCTGCCTATTTTGATCAACTTCTTCCTTTATGAGCACCAAAATAGAATAGTTGTCTTGAACAGATTTCTGTAGCTAAGAGAACACATTTCAGATAAAGCATTGCAAGAGATGCGTGGACCGCCAATCTAAAACAGTGGACTTTCTATCTTGTGGACTTTTAGATCAAATCACTGCCCTCGTTTGCTGATTTTGCAAAACTTTGTGAGCTTACATGCTTGTTTTGTGTAATACGTCAATATTTACTGATATTCTTTGTTCACCATTTTTTCAGTTTTGATGAGTTTCTGATGGATTTGAAGCAGCCCAAACGGAAGAATATCAGACAAGAACGCAAAAAGGTTTACCTTCTTTTGTATTCGTTGATTCAAATGTGGTTGTAAATTGATGATAATCTTTTTATAAATTTCCCAGATTACtgctcaaaatttgaaaatgaagCGACTTCGTGGagatgaaataaaggtaattaTCAGGGACAGCTCTTATTTGTACTCTCCATTCATTTCCTTTACATCATCAGATTCTTTCGCCAACATCTCATTAGCTTCATTGCTTTCTGGGCTATTTACTTATCATTGTTTTCATTCACATTGCAGAGCAGCCACTGGGATACCTTCTATAAATTCTACCGTAACACAACTGATAATCAGTTTGGTTCTGCTTTGCTCTTACCTTGTAATTTTCATTCTGCACGTAACATTCTTTTTTAAGGTAACTGTACGCAACATTATACATAAGCAAGAGAGGAAAACAAGCCAGCATGCGGTACTAGCTGATAAACTGCATGTAATTGCTAGCTGCCTAGCACATAGCCTTCTGCTTGGATAGGAAGAGAGTTTTTAAGAATCGCCATATGATCCTCTCACCTTTTTGCACTTTTTTTGTTCCATAGCATATTTGTGGGTAGGCATTGTATTGAATTTATTTGCACAGTAATATTTCTCTGCTGTATTTCTCCCTCATAGCTTCCTTTTCTTTGCAGCTGGGGTAGACCATACTTGACAAGGGAATTCTTTCACCTCTTGGGAGAAAAGATGGGGGACAATGTGATGCTTTTGTTGCTGAACATGATGATAAACTTGTTGCTGGAGCTCTTAACCTTATTGGAGGTGATACACTGTTTGGTCGCTTATGGGGATGCCTGCCAGATGTTTATTTCCCCAATTTGCATTTTGAAGCTTGCTATTATCAGGTAATTTACACATCTTTGGAGGTATATAATTGAGAACAATATCATTACTTGATTTGCTTACAGAATGTTGATACTGTCCAGGCAATTGAGGCAGCCATAAAGTTGAACTTGAGTAAGGTGGAGGCAGGTGCTCAGGGAGAGCACAAGATCCAGCGTGGTTACCTCCCAGTGGCAACTTACAGCTGCCACTACTTTTCAGATCCCGGTTTTGTGGCAGCTATTGGAAATTTTCTTGCACATGAAACAACTCAGGTATTTTCGCATGAATATCAACCAGTTCTGTGCTGTTAAATGCCACCGTTCCATCTTGCTCTATTCACTTCTATGTATGCCTGACAAGAATCTTTTTCTAACGCACATTAACAACTCTTCCATCTGAGTGCATAGTATTTGTAGTTAATGAATGTACCCTTTACCATCCCAATGCCAAACTCATCGCAGATTGAGTGCTATATCTGGCATAATTAAATGTGAAACTTGCTTTCCTATTTTCAATTCAATAGCGCCATTGTTTTGGCCTCACGTTATGATGGCTGATGTCTCTGCTGTGCAGATTGAGTGCTGTTGTATATTTGCAATGTGTACAGCATCATTAACAATAAAGTTGTATATTTCTTTGACCTGCAGTTCTCTTTCACATCACACATCTATGAGTTTTGTATATGACCAAAGAATTTATCgttactgttcatcagtcaCTTTCTGGAGCTATTGCTAATCAATGTTTGTCGGTGATCATACCGAGTACAGCAGATGCTTGTGTTACTAATGTAAGAACACCTTAGTAAACGTGAATTGGCTATGGCAAGAATTATTAATGCATGATGCGTGATCTTATATTTTACTTTTTCTAGCTTACTGTTGATTAGTTCTCTTCCCTCCAGTGGTGCGTAAATGTTGACATTGCCAGTGTGGCATATTTTTATTTCACACAGACCATTTTTCTTAAAATCTAGAAACACagtgtattttttttcactccAACTAATGCCCTCTTTTGGTGAAATATCAGGTTAAGCATGTTATTAAGGTCCTGCATGACTCGGGTCCATACAAGGATGACATATTGAAAGAATTTGCACCCCAGCAAGACGATGACATGTAGAGAACTGAAGGGATTTCATGCTTTGCATGTTGTATCAGGTAGCTAATAGGAATACGGGTGATCCCATTCCCGTGCCTCCACAGGGAGCTAATCTTGTCGAAATCGAAGATCCCCACATTTGTACATTGCTAGGAATGTAAATATTTGACATTTAAACCTGAAATCATCGGCTTGACAGGTCACATCTGAACTCAAAACATTCTAGAAATGCTTTCTGGACGCAATTGCACAGCACACGCTTCTATCCGTCGAGTTGGGAGGCACCTATTACTACTTCTCCCATCGGAAGAATCTGATGATACATTTAGTCAACTTGTGTTGCTCTCACAGGATTTCAACTACAAAACAGGTGAGCAGTTCCCGTCACCCGAGAGAGAAAGGCAGGAAAAGACACTCCCAACGTAGCATCAGCATATCAGCCAAGATCCAGGCCAAAAAGGACGTTGGATACTGCCTCAGATTATGCATTGCATTCTATACAAGGATACAAGGGCCGAACAAAGGCCAAGAACCAACGCCAAATCAAAAGGCCGGTTAGAATCTAAGCCAACAATCTACCTAAATCTCCACGGTTGCTGAAGCAACAGAGGAGGGGTCACTGCCTAGTGCAGCAGAAGCAAGTGCAGGAGTAGAGCCTTCGATCACCAGTCTCCTGCCCTGGACTGCACGGCATCGTTGCTGCTGCTCAGGCACACCACAGGAAGAGCGAGCAGCCGCCGCCTGATGACCATCGGTGCAGCAGCTCGCCCAGGCACATGACGGCGTACACCAGCAGGACGAGCTTGAGGAGCAGCGGGAAGTACTGCGAGAGCTCCACGCTCGACGAATGCAacacctgaaaagaaaaaacagtaGCAAGCTAAGACGATCAGAAAAGGAATTCTTTTGTGCTGCGATGTGACATCCGAGGTGGCAGCGAGTGACATGCCATGGCAACTCCCGTGAAGTGTGCTCGCCGCCCCGACGGCGACGCGGTGCCGACGATGGCGTGGTCGGAGTGTGGCAGCGGTGGCGGCTTCCTCTTGCTCACGGTCTCGCACTGCGAGGAGCCCTTGGGCCTCGCGCTGGAGCAGTTCCGGAGGCGCTGCACGTCCTTGCCCTGGAGGGGCTTCACGATGAAGTCCTCGGCACCAGCGTTCAAGCATCTGTGCTCAGCAACAAAGGGTTTAACTCGTCAGTACCAACAGTAGGATCCTGTAATCGTATTGCATAATCAAAGGTCAAGATTCTGCATGAATGCGCATTCAAAGACGACATTTTTAACGGACCGCTGCTCATTATGGGAGAAAGCCAGGTACTAGACTGCAGTCTACGGCACAGGCTGAGTGAAATGTTCACTGAAGCACTGTGATATTTTACAGTAAGAAGATTTTTAACTGCTTTAACCCATATACTACTATCGAACTGTGCAGCAGGCATTCAGAGGAAAGGCAGCTTTACCTTTTTTTGACACAATTGGCTGCATCAACATTGCACAAAAACTGGTGCTGAAAAAAAGGAAGGAGGCGCACCTGCTGATCCGCTGGGGCTCGTTTTCTGACGACATGACGATCACCGGTATTGGCTTCAGGGGGTTCAACGCCTGAAAAAACATCCGTGAAATTTGCGGAGTGAGTGTGGTGAGACATGAAACGCACAACTGAAGCAGCACATGCCAAAAATGCAGGAatttgtatgcatgtatgtataccTTGATGGCTTTGAGGAGGTCGTAGCCAGTCATCTCAGGCATGCAATAGTCAGTGAGGACCATGTCGATGGCCTGCTCCTACAAAACGCTCCTTTTAAGTTTTAGGGCTCCTTTAAAAGGCAGAAATTTCATAGAAATCATATAGGAATTTCAACAAAATCAGTCTGATTTAGCAGGAAAAACACAgaattcgagaaaaaaaatcccgtggttaaatattttgaaggaaCCGATCAGGACACAGAAATAAAAAGGCAAAGAAAAAAGAGTCCATTGGAGCCTGCACTATAGACCCCCTAGTGTCCCTACCGTCATCCCGTGTTGTTGAGCTTTTACAGGGCATGAGGAGAAATCGCATCATATTTAAACACGCCTCTAATGCAGTATTAGTATCATCTTAAGCATGGCAGCTTTTTTCAGGCTGCTGCAGTCTGCAAGACGGCAAgtttttttgttgttcttttaCCACCATGGAAAGTGGTGACCTTTTCCTTCGAAAAGAGAGGAGAACAGAAGCCGTCACGCGCGCATGCGGGCGAGCGCGCACATCTGCACGGTACGGCGCGGCGGGGCCAGGCCAGGCCGGCGCGTCGCCGACAGGTGGCGCCGGAGCCGCCCATGCACTCTGGGTGTGGAGTAGCCAGCACGGGATGCCGGGCTTGCTTGCAGATGGTCTGGATGAGTCTAGTGATGAGGCAGATGAGCAAGTCTCGTTACCTTGCCTTCCTGGAGTCCGAGGAACTCCATCGCCTTCTTCGCGCTGTCGACGGCGATAACTGGATAAAATTTAGCCGGTCAGA harbors:
- the LOC133889261 gene encoding two-component response regulator ORR1-like isoform X1; protein product: MEGRVEQEEGVMRVLLVDDSPVDRRVVQLLLSSNSCAGSFHVIAVDSAKKAMEFLGLQEGKEQAIDMVLTDYCMPEMTGYDLLKAIKALNPLKPIPVIVMSSENEPQRISRCLNAGAEDFIVKPLQGKDVQRLRNCSSARPKGSSQCETVSKRKPPPLPHSDHAIVGTASPSGRRAHFTGVAMVLHSSSVELSQYFPLLLKLVLLVYAVMCLGELLHRWSSGGGCSLFLWCA
- the LOC133889261 gene encoding two-component response regulator ORR1-like isoform X2, which encodes MEGRVEQEEGVMRVLLVDDSPVDRRVVQLLLSSNSCAGSFHVIAVDSAKKAMEFLGLQEGKAIDMVLTDYCMPEMTGYDLLKAIKALNPLKPIPVIVMSSENEPQRISRCLNAGAEDFIVKPLQGKDVQRLRNCSSARPKGSSQCETVSKRKPPPLPHSDHAIVGTASPSGRRAHFTGVAMVLHSSSVELSQYFPLLLKLVLLVYAVMCLGELLHRWSSGGGCSLFLWCA